In Strix uralensis isolate ZFMK-TIS-50842 chromosome 37, bStrUra1, whole genome shotgun sequence, one DNA window encodes the following:
- the LOC141937122 gene encoding olfactory receptor 14A16-like: MSNSSSITEFLLLAFADTRELQLLHFWLFLGIYLAALLGNGLIIIAITCDHHLHTPMYFFLLNLSLLDLGSISTTLPKAMANSFWDTRDISYLGCAVQLFFFFFFMSAEYFLLTIMAYDRYVAICKPLHYGTLLGSRACVHMAAAAWGSGFLYAVLHTANKFSITVCKDNVLDQFFCEIPPILKLSCSDSYLRESGVVVVSVFVEFGCFIFIVVSYVQIFRAVLRISSEQGQHKACSTCLPHLAVVSIFVSTASFSYLKPPSISSPSLDLVVSFLYSVVPPAVNALIYSLKNQEIKDAIRKLISWTPFKQQ; this comes from the coding sequence atgtccaacagcagctccatcaccgAGTTCCTCCTTCTGGCATTCGCAGACActcgggagctgcagctcttgcacttctggctcttcctgggcatctacctggctgccctcctgggcaatggCCTCATCATCATCGCCAtcacctgtgaccaccacctgcacacccccatgtacttcttcctcctcaacctctccctccttgatctgggctccatctccaccactctccccaaagccatggccaattccttctgggacaccagggacatttcctacttgggatgtgccgtccagctatttttctttttcttttttatgtcagcagagtattttcttctcacCATCATggcctatgaccgctacgttgccatctgcaaacccctgcactacgggaccctcctgggcagcagagcttgtgtccacatggcagcagctgcctggggcagtgggtttctctatgctgttCTGCACACGGCCAACAAATTTTCTATAACAGTGTGCAAAGACAATGTCCTGgatcagttcttctgtgaaatccccccgatcctcaagctctcctgctcagactccTACCTTAGGGAATCTGGGGTTGTTGTGGTTAGTGTTTTTGTGGAATTTgggtgttttattttcattgtggtgtcctatgtgcagatcttcagggccgtgctgaggatctcctctgagcagggacagcacaaagCCTGTTCCACGTGTCTCCCTCATCTAGCCGTGGTCTCCATATTTGTTAGCACTGCATCATTTTCCTACCTGAAGCCTCcatccatctcctccccatcccttgatctggtggtgtcatttctgtactcagtggtgcctccagcagtgaacgCCCTCATCTATAGCTTGaagaaccaggagatcaaggatgctATTAGGAAACTGATTTCATGGACACCTTTTAAGCAGCAGTAA